A single genomic interval of Vulpes lagopus strain Blue_001 chromosome 19, ASM1834538v1, whole genome shotgun sequence harbors:
- the SLC22A14 gene encoding solute carrier family 22 member 14, translating to MAILHRLLIREKPRSGRHTSSGVIMLATENNCKVKQRHHHPSETSNQLEVPKHFHSPSLEMLLRRLRAMEAQQDDKFASILHVVGEFGTFQRRLVVLTFIPNILLAFFMFADIFMFTAQKPYCNTSWILAIDPNLSEAEQLNLTLPREPNGSFQTCLMYLPVAWDLDSIIQFGLNYTVSCQDGWIYPETKKRSLVNEFDLVCGKESNMEGVQTMFLAGLLIGSLIFGFVSDKLGRYPTILMSLLGLIIFGFGAAFVNTFHQYLLFRFVVSQALVCYAISSVCLATEWLVGQHRAHAIILEHCFFSMGVMFLTGLAHILPHWRLLFLVGGAPVFPLISYIWMLPESPRWLMLKGKLEAAKRVLCYAASVNEKTIPLSLLDKLQLPGKKVTKASVLDFYNNRHLRKVTLVMGCVWFTVGYSYFTMSLKLKDFGVNINLTQVVPGLMEVPARLCCIFLLEQIGRKWSLIVTLFQGSFMCLLILILPPGGEGGQLRWAAHYLATELKSMMVLMIVLGEFSLAASASVFFIYTAELLPTVLRATGLGLVSLAWAAGAISSLVVIQQKLTFLPIFLCCISAFLALFLCSLLPETQDQPLSDTLEHYSLQMRNMAEELFTKEAVVDDGTDEVTKNTILNSMIQKSDFDIFSNVSLQDASLQGRGEETDPLNN from the exons TTGGCGACAGAAAACAACTGCAAGGTAAAGCAAAGACACCACCATCCTTCCGAGACCTCGAACCAGCTTGAGGTACCAAAACACTTCCATTCCCCATCTCTGGAGATGCTGTTACGCAGACTGAGGGCAATGGAAGCTCAGCAGGATGACAAGTTTGCCAGTATCCTGCATGTGGTGGGGGAGTTTGGCACATTCCAGCGGAGGCTGGTGGTCCTCACCTTCATCCCCAACATCCTGCTGGCCTTCTTCATGTTTGCTGACATCTTCATGTTCACAGCCCAGAAGCCTTATTGCAATACCAGCTGGATACTGGCAATCGACCCCAACCTGTCAGAAGCTGAGCAGTTGAATCTGACCCTGCCCCGAGAACCCAATGGCAGTTTCCAGACATGTCTCATGTACTTGCCCGTGGCCTGGGATCTGGATTCTATTATCCAGTTTGGCCTCAATTACACAGTGTCATGCCAAGATGGGTGGATCTATCCTGAGACCAAGAAGCGATCACTCGTCAATGAG TTTGACTTGGTGTGTGGCAAGGAGTCGAACATGGAAGGCGTGCAGACCATGTTCCTGGCGGGCCTCCTAATAGGGTCTCTCATCTTTGGGTTCGTAAGTGACAA GCTGGGCCGCTACCCCACCATCCTGATGTCGCTGCTGGGGCTGATCATCTTCGGCTTCGGCGCAGCCTTTGTCAACACCTTTCACCAGTACCTGCTCTTCCGCTTCGTCGTGTCCCAGGCTTTGGTGTGTTACGCCATCAGCAGCGTGTGCTTGG CCACCGAGTGGCTCGTAGGTCAGCACCGGGCCCACGCCATCATCCTGGAACACTGCTTTTTCTCTATGGGAGTCATGTTCTTGACGGGACTTGCCCACATCCTTCCCCACTGGCGGCTACTGTTTCTGGTGGGTGGGGCACCCGTGTTCCCCCTCATCTCCTACATCTG GATGCTGCCCGAGTCCCCGCGGTGGCTGATGCTGAAAGGCAAGCTGGAGGCAGCCAAGCGGGTGCTGTGCTATGCGGCCAGTGTGAACGAGAAGACCATTCCCTTAAGTCTGCTGGACAAG CTGCAGCTGCCCGGAAAGAAGGTGACTAAGGCCTCAGTCCTGGACTTCTATAACAACAGGCACCTCCGCAAGGTGACCTTGGTGATGGGCTGTGTGTG GTTTACTGTCGGTTACAGCTATTTTACAATGAGCCTCAAGTTGAAGGATTTTGGTGTGAACATCAACCTCACACAAGTGGTTCCTGGCCTCATGGAGGTGCCCGCCCGGCTGTGTTGCATCTTTCTCCTTGAGCAGATAGGGAGGAAATGGAGCTTGATCGTGACTCTCTTCCAAGGCTCCTTTATGTGCTTGCTTATCCTCATCCTCCCCCCAG GTGGTGAGGGAGGACA ACTCAGGTGGGCTGCGCATTATCTGGCCACAGAGCTGAAATCCATGATGGTCTTGATGATTGTGCTTGGAGAGTTCAGCCTGGCGGCCTCGGCCTCAGTGTTCTTCATCTACACGGCAGAGCTCCTGCCCACCGTCCTCAG ggCAACAGGTCTGGGGCTGGTATCTCTGGCCTGGGCAGCTGGAGCCATCTCATCCCTGGTGGTCATCCAACAGAAACTCACCTTCCTACCCATCTTTCTCTGCTGCATCTCAGCCTTTCTGGCCTTGTTTCTCTGCTCCCTGCTGCCAGAAACGCAAGATCAGCCTCTCTCTGATACCCTGGAGCACTACTCCCTGCAGATGAG GAACATGGCTGAGGAACTGTTCACCAAGGAAGCAGTAGTTGATGATGGGACTGACGAAGTGACAAAGAACACCATTCTCAATTCCATGATCCAGAAATCGGACTTCGACATCTTCTCCAACGTGTCTTTGCAGGATGCGTCTTtgcagggcagaggagaggaaacaGACCCACTAAATAACTGA